Proteins encoded together in one Carya illinoinensis cultivar Pawnee chromosome 3, C.illinoinensisPawnee_v1, whole genome shotgun sequence window:
- the LOC122303967 gene encoding uncharacterized protein At4g04980-like: MATGFYAQAPFFSHCNASSSLPRSPDVSKIPKDVVAGMMIDNSNGWGGNFVQMIELRKKILTFRDVIDLPPCDGLGPIHELVIGTVEDLHNLYPNIVPGNLNSEMKGTSMNQELAHLHNALKSIGDSWAKNHKWINYSGVKVEDNMENISLEQLGRCVQAKLDYMTNIAKEMFDVMEEEGRNGGGLQGSTIGEVLSRSYSDSKTLCPSPNTPTPVPLELTFAMRPGDFADLFPSQSLLLPLRLQAVGNLMPTDMKCLSFNMSPNLSSQGSSQTTGKYKVAGGQNEIMQEVAEESPDIASPERPNDSKATIISPKIPNLSSNTMPVARGSAAVPPPPPPPLSTTPPIPPIQASIGSALMPSPPMPLTKGAAPPPPPPLGVAKALRPKKATTKLKRSTHMGNMYRILKGKVEGSGLNDKVRRGSRTQIGASVRGQQGMADALAEMTKRSAYFQQIEEDVQKHAKSIMDIKTSIDSFQTKDMAELIKFHKHVELHLEQLTDETQVLARFEGFPTKKLESLRTAAALYLKLEGISTSLENWKVTPPLGQLLDKVDSYFNKIKGEVDALERTKDEDSKRLQSHNIHFDFNILVRIKETMVDVSSSCMELALKERRDAKSAANAETGPKAEDGSKAHTKMLWMAFQLAFRVYSFAGGQDDRAEALTRELANEIEADPQQE, translated from the exons ATGGCGACTGGATTCTACGCTCAGGCGCCATTTTTCTCCCATTGCAATGCAAGCAGTTCCCTG CCAAGAAGCCCAGATGTATCCAAGATTCCAAAGGATGTGGTGGCAGGGATGATGATAGACAACTCAAATGGTTGGGGAGGAAATTTTGTGCAGATGATAGAGCTTCGCAAGAAGATACTAACCTTTAGAGATGTCATTGACCTTCCTCCTTGTGATGGTTTGGGCcccatccatgag TTGGTGATTGGAACTGTAGAGGATCTCCATAATCTGTACCCTAATATTGTTCCGGGAAATCTGAACTCAGAAATGAAAGGAACTTCAATGAATCAG GAATTGGCCCACCTACACAATGCATTGAAATCCATTGGAGATTCATGGGCAAAGAACCACAAGTGGATAAATTATTCTGGAGTTAAGGTAGAGGACAACATGGAGAACATCAGTTTGGAGCAACTCG GTCGATGTGTACAAGCAAAGCTTGATTACATGACTAACATAGCAAAAGAAATGTTTGATGTGATGGAAGAAGAAGGGCGCAATGGGGGAGGGTTACAAGGCTCCACTATTGGGGAGGTTCTAAGCAGATCCTATTCAGACAGCAAAACCCTCTGCCCTTCCCCGAATACTCCAACTCCAGTCCCTCTTGAGCTGACATTCGCTATGAGACCTGGGGACTTTGCCGATCTTTTCCCTTCCCAATCTCTTCTTTTGCCTCTCAGACTTCAGGCAGTTGGGAACTTGATGCCCACAGACATGAAATGCCTGTCATTCAACATGTCACCTAATTTATCATCTCAAGGCTCCAGCCAAACAACAGGGAAATACAAGGTTGCTGGAGGACAAAATGAAATAATGCAAGAAGTTGCTGAAGAATCACCAGATATTGCAAGTCCTGAGAGGCCTAATGATTCTAAAGCCACAATCATTTCACCAAAGATCCCAAATTTAAGTTCAAATACGATGCCTGTAGCACGTGGCTCAGCAGCAGTACCACCCCCACCTCCACCCCCACTGTCCACTACGCCACCAATACCACCCATTCAGGCTTCTATAGGATCAGCACTGATGCCATCTCCTCCCATGCCACTGACAAAGGGAGCTGCAccaccacctccacctccacttgGTGTGGCAAAGGCTCTACGCCCAAAGAAGGCAACTACCAAACTGAAGAGATCAACCCATATGGGCAACATGTATCGAATCCTGAAAGGAAAGGTTGAAGGCTCTGGTTTAAATGACAAAGTTCGAAGGGGAAGTAGAACTCAGATTGGAGCTTCTGTGAGGGGCCAACAGGGAATGGCCGATGCACTAGCTGAGATGACGAAAAG ATCAGCATATTTCCAGCAAATTGAAGAAGATGTTCAGAAGCATGCAAAATCAATCATGGATATTAAAACTTCCATTGATTCCTTTCAAACAAAGGACATGGCTGAGCTTATCAAATTTCACAAGCACGTGGAGCTGCATTTGGAGCAATTGACTGATGAGACCCAG GTGCTGGCAAGGTTTGAAGGCTTTCCCACAAAGAAGCTCGAATCATTAAGAACTGCTGCAGCACTGTATTTAAAATTGGAAGGAATATCTACTTCACTGGAGAATTGGAAAGTAACCCCTCCATTGGGGCAGCTCCTTGACAAGGTTGATTCCTACTTCAACAAG ATCAAGGGAGAAGTGGATGCATTAGAAAGAACCAAAGATGAAGATTCTAAGAGACTGCAGAGCCACAATATTCATTTCGACTTCAATATTTTGGTGCGTATTAAAGAAACTATGGTAGATGTTTCTTCAAGCTGCATGGAGTTGGCACTTAAG GAACGGAGAGACGCAAAGTCAGCTGCCAATGCAGAAACTGGGCCTAAAGCCGAAGACGGTTCGAAGGCGCACACAAAGATGCTCTGGATGGCTTTTCAGCTTGCATTTCGGGTCTACAGCTTTGCAGGTGGACAAGATGATCGGGCGGAGGCGTTGACTCGAGAGTTAGCAAACGAAATAGAAGCTGATCCACAGCAGGAGTGA